The sequence below is a genomic window from Rhodococcus sp. 4CII.
GCAACTGTGGGCGATCAACGCCGCCCTTCTCTGGTTTCCCGTCTTCGTCGTGCAAGCCGTCGCGCTCGTCTTCCACTGGTGGCCCATGTGGGTGCACGTCACGGCCCTCGCGATCACCGTCGTGCTCGCGATCGTCCACGTCGCCGTCGTCCCGATCTGGCGGTACCGGGTGCACCGCTGGGAGATCAGCGACACCGCGGTCTACACCCGCAGCGGATGGTTCACCCAGGAACGCCGCATCGCCCCCATCTCCCGCATCCAGACCGTCGACACCGAACGCGGCCCCATCGACCGCATGCTGGGCCTGGCGACCGTCACCGTCACGACGGCGTCGTCCGCCGGTGCCGTCAAGATCTCCGCCCTCGATCAGGACACCGCCGACCGCACCGTCGCGCGGCTCACCGAGGTCGCGGGCACCAACGCCGGTGACGCCACGTGAGTGCGGCACCGGAACCGGGAATCGCTCCCCCCATCGCGCAGGGCGAGGCCGCGGTCGCCGCCGAGGAGGAGCAGCCCTGGTTGCGGCTGGACCGCCGGATGCTGCTGGTCCACCCGGTCAACGAGATCGTGAAACTTCTGCCGGTATTGCTGATTTCGCTGGTGATCGGCACGCAGAGCGGCAACCACGTGTGGAGTCTCGTCGCTGTCGTCGTGTTCGTCGTGTTCGGTATCTCGCGCTGGTTCACGACGAGCTACCGGATCGGCCCGGTGCACGTACAACTACGGCAGGGCCTGTTCCGCAAACGCCTGCTGTCGGTTCCGCGCAACCGCATCCGATCCGTCGACGTGGAGGCGGGGGTCCTGCATCGCCTACTGGGCCTGTCGATTGTGCGCATCGGCACCGGCAAGCAGGTCGGGTCCAAGCCGGACGCGGCGAAGTTCGAACTCAACGCGCTCTCCGCACGGCTGGTACCCGACCTTCGCGCCGCACTGCTCGACCGTCAGGCCGCTGCCGGAGCCGAGCACACCGCGGTCGCTCGGGAGCCGGCGGTGACCGAGATCGGCCACTGGACACCGGCCTGGGTGCGCTACGCCCCGTTCTCGGTGACCGGGGTGGTAACCATCGCGGCCATTGTCGGACTCGCGTTCCAGTACGGGATCGGCGCGAAGATCGCCCGCTCGTCGACGGTGGCCGAGGGCATCGAATCCGCCGAGCGCGTCGGGATCGTCCTCGCCGTGGTGGTCGGCAGCATCGTCCTCCTGATCGCGGCGAGCGCGCTCGCGTGCGTCCGGTACCTGCTGACCTACGGCAACATGAGGCTGACGGACAACGGCCGCACCCTTCACGTCAGTCACGGGCTGTTGAAGACCCGCCAGACCACACTCGACCGCGCCCGTCTCCGCGGTACGACGCTCGAGGAACCGCTCCTGCTGCGACTCGCCGGTGGCGCGCGACTGGACGCCGTCATGACCGGCGTCAGCGCGGAGCGCCGGGAGTCCTCGCTCCTGCTCCCCCAGGGTCCGCGCGCGGAAGCCGAACGGGTGATGGCCACCGTGATCGGCGACCACCGGCAGGCAGCGGTCGCGCTCACGGCGCACGGCCCGGTCGCCGCACGCCGGCGCTACACGCGGGCGCTGATCCCCGCCGAGATCGCCCTCGCCGTCGCTCTGATGTTCCTGATCCTCGACCGGCCCGTGTTCGGAGCCGCGTGGGCCGGAATCGGCGTGCTCGCCGTCGGCGGCGTGGCACTGGCGTGGGATCGGTACCGGGGTCTCGGACATGCGGTGCTACCCGGATGGTTGATCACCAGCAGCGGCTCCCTCGACCGCGCAAGGCACAGCCTCGAGGCCGACGGCATCATCGGGTGGACCGTCCGTCAGACGTTCTTCCAGCGACGGGCCGGCGTCGCGACCGTCGTCGCCGCCACCCCCGCGGGCACCGGCAAATATCTGGTAATCGACCTCCCCGCCGATCAGGCGTGGTCGCTCGTCGAGTCGGTGACACCCGGTGGAGGTGATGTATGGGCGCGGCACTGACCGACATCACCGGACTCGACGCACAGTTGATCGAATGCCGGGCCTGCCCCCGCCTCGTCGAGTGGCGAGAGCAGGTCGCGCGCGACAAACGCGCCTCCTTCCGGGACGAAACCTATTGGGGCCGGCCGGTTCCCGGTTTCGGACCACCCGACGCGCCCCTGCTGATCGTCGGTCTGGCCCCCGCCGCCCACGGCGCGAACCGCACCGGTCGTATGTTCACCGGCGACCGCAGCGGCGACTTCCTCTACGCCGCACTCCACGCCGTGGGTCTGGCGAGTAAGCCCACCGCCACCCACATCGGCGACGGCCTCGAACTGTTCGGCGTCCGCATCACCGCCCCCGTGCACTGCGCGCCGCCCGCGAACAAGCCGACCCCGGCCGAACGCGACCACTGCCGCCACTGGCTCGACTCCGAACTGCGGATCCTCCGCCCCCACCTGCGGTCGGTGATCGTGCTCGGAGGTTTCGGCTGGCAATCGCTGCTCCCCGTCCTCGACGACGCCGGCTGGGCCGTCCCCCGGCCGCGACCCAAGTTCGGGCACGGGGCGCACGTCGAACTCCCCCACACCGAACTCCCCAGCACCGAACTCTCCGGCACCGAACAGCCGCTGCACCTGTTCGGCTGCTACCACGTCAGCCAGCAGAACACCTTCACCGGCCGGCTCACCCCCGCCATGCTCGAATCCGTGCTGTCCGACGCCGCGCGCGCGGCCGGGTTGAGCGAGTGACCCGGGCGAACGGTACATCCGACCTCACCGAGGCGCCGAAGGTGCCGTTCACCCCGCATGCCGCCGGTTCGGGAGTTCCTCGATGATGTATTTGGCCATGCTGCCGAGGCGGGGCCGGGCGGGTTGCAGGGTGTCGACGCCGAGGGCGGTGAGTGGCGAGGCCGTGACGGAGCCGACGCAAACGGGTGCGACGGGACCGCGGAATGCGTCGAGGAGGGCGTCGACGCGGTCGGTCTCCTTCGCGGTGCTGAGGAGGGACGACACGGCGGGCGCGCTGGTGAAGGTGACGGCGTCGACCTCGGCGTGGATGATCCGATCGAGCAGCGTCTGCAGCGGTTGCTGGTTCTCGGGTCTGATCCACCGGTACACGGACACGGCCGTCGTCTCCGCCCCGGCGCCGGCGAGAGAGACGCTCAGGTCGGTCATCGGCTCCCACTCGGTGATGGTTCCGTGCAACTGGACCGCCACCCGCAGCCCGCGCACGCCCTCGGCGACGAGGTGCTCGTGCACTTCTTCGGACGACTCCGTCTCCGGCGACCACTCCTCACGCAACCCCGCGCCGCGGACGGCGCCCTTCGCCTTGGGACCGCGGGTGATGATCCGGGCCGACTGCAGGGCGCCGAGCAGCGCGTCCTCCTCGCCCCAGGCCCGTGCCGCATCCAACCATCCCCGGAATCCGACGGCAGTGCTGACGACCAGGAGGTCCGGCGGCGTCGCGATGACCTCGTCGGTGCGGGACCGCAGATCGGAGTCGTCGGCGAGCGGCAGCACGTGGATGGCGGGGGTGTGGGTGATCTCGGCACCGTGCCGTTCGAGGAGCGTGATGAACTCGGCGGCCCGGCGTTCGGCGGTGACGGCGATGGTCAGTCCGGAAAGTTCGTCGTTCGACATTCACCCAGTGTGACGGACGAATCGCACTAGGCTGCCCACATGATCACCGCGGTTCACACATTGGTCTATGCAGACGACCCCGACGCCGCCCGCGCCTTCTTCCGCGACGTGCTCGGCTGGTCCCATGTCGATGCCGGGGGCGGGTGGCTGATCTTCGGCACCGGGCCGTCCGAGATGGGTGTGCATCCCACCTCGGACGATCGGGGCGGTGAACCGTGGTCGACGAGACCGCACCACGAGATCTCCTGAGTTGGCTCATTTCGTTAGTGCGTGAACTCAGGGCTCCACAATCCGGTCGAGCAGGGCCTTCGTGTTGGCCTCGACGTCGGGTGGGAACGTGTGGCGAGTCCCGTTGATCGCGATGGTCGCCGACCGTAGTGGTCTCAGCAGTTTCACGACCTTCCCGATCGCGAATCCGCTACGTTCCTGCACCACCCGCGAGACCGCCAACGCCGTGAACACCACGGTCAGGTGCGCCTCGATCGCATCACGGGTCCGGTGGAAGATCGGCCGCGCCCGCAGATCCGTCTTCGACATCCGAAACGACTGCTCCACATGCCACAACTCGTGATACTTCCCGATCACCTCACCCGGATCCATCACCGACACAGGAAGATTCGTCACATAACCCTTCAAGCCCACGAGCATCCGCGCCCGCTCCAGCGAGGCCGTATCCAGCCGTCGGCCCTTCGCAGTCGCCTTGACGAACCGTGTCGACTTCGGGACGGTGTCACCGTCGACCACAGCACGAGCCCGCGCCTCCTGCGCGTTCAGGGTCTTCTCGTCACGAGCCGCCCGACTGCGCGAGTACTGCCACACCGCCCGCCACGCATTCGGATGCTCCGCCTGATTCCAGACGGGTTCGGCGCGTTTACGGGTGTTGTTCACCACCGAGCGACCATGCCGCGGCGTGATCGTGTCGATGATCTGCCCACCTTTGAAAACTGTACCGTTCCAATGGAAATGGGAACAGAGATCACCGGGCGCCTTCGTCACCCGTGACCCGACGATGAACTTCAGGCCCGCCCGATCCAACGCCGCCAGATTCGCCGCCGACAGCATCCCGGCGTCGGCGGCCACGACCATCTCGACGCCCTCGAGATCGTGGCGGGTCTGGAACTGGCGCACGATCGGCACAATCGTGTGGGTTTCAGCGGCGTTGCCTTCGTAGCATCCGATTTCGAGGGGGAAGCCGGTGCGGTCGACGAGCAACCCCACCACGATCTGCGGGTCGACCCGACGTTCCTTCGAGTACCCGACTTTGCGCAGGTCATCCTCTTTTTCGGCTTCGAAGTACAAGGTCGTCACATCGTAGAGCAACAGGCTCAGGCCGCCGGTTTCGGCAGCGTGGGCGAAGCACTGCTCGGCGATCTTGTCCCGGTACTCGCCGGTGATGACCTGCTTGAGGTGGCGTTTGATCGTGGCGTAGCTGGGCGGGTCGGCGCCGAGGTCGTGCAGGACCCGGCCGGCGTCGAGTTTCGAACCGGGTTCGACGATGCGGGCGATCACCAGATCGCGGAACACCTCATCGTCGACGATTCCGAAGCCGAGTTGCTCGTACACCTCGGTCATCACCTGGCGCAGCAGCACCGATCCGGTGGATTCGGTACGTCCCGGCGCATCGATCCTCGCGGGTTTCTCGGCGGGGTCAAGCAGTGTCTTCTGCCCGGTGGGCAGGGGTTTTTCGACCGGGATCTGGGGTGTGACACCCAGATCGAGAGCCTGCTGGTCGGGTTCGAGCCATGCCCGGGCGCGTTCGAGGAGCATCCCGAGTTCGAGGTCGGTGTGGGCGGAGCCGATGTGTGTGACGATCTCCTGCCGGCCGTTTGCGTATCGGGCGATCTGCACGGCCGTGGCCCCGGATTTGGTGCGCACCTTCCTGATAAACGCCACCCGCCGAGCCTAAACCGATGCGATTAGTGCGTGAAATCCGCCCGATCCGAATACAAGCAAGCAGGTCACAGGCGTGAGTACCCGTTCACCGCCGAAACGTGAGCCAACTCAGGTCGGACGATCGGGGCGGTGAACCGTGGTCGACGAGACCGCACCACGAGATCTCGCTGATGTGCGACGACATCGAGTCGACCGTCGCGGAACTCGAAGCCAAGGGTGCCGAGTTCACCCGCGGAATCCGCAACGACGGATACGGCCTCACCACCGCCCTGAAGATCCCGGGAGCGGGCGAGATGATGCTGTACCAACCCCGGCACCCGGTGGCGTACGACGGTTAGGCCTTCGCCTGCGCGCTGCTGCGCGCCGCGTTGGCCTGCTCCCCCGCCTTCGGGTCGGTCTCCGACTGCTTCTTCGACACACCGTCGGCGATCCGGTCGCCGAGGGGCTTGTCGACGTTGCGCCAGTATTCGAACGCCTTCGCCAGGACCGGTTCGCTGACGCCGTTCAGCAGGTGGCCGACGATGTTGTCCACCAAACGGTCCCGTGCAGCGTCGTCGAGTACCTCCCGGACCATGGTCCCGGCCTGACCCCAGTCGTCGTCGTCCCGGTGGAGCGCATAGGGCGAGCGCACCATGTCGCCGGCGGCGTACCAGGTTGCGGTCTTCCCGACCTGTGACGGGTCGGCGTGCGGGCCGCCCTTGGAGTTCGGCACGTACACCGGATCGCCGGGGTTGTGGTGCCGCATGTTGCCGTCCTTCGAGTACGAGCGGACGGGGACGTGCGGGCGGTTGACGGGTAGTTCCTTGTAGTTGGCGCCGATGCGGTAGCGGTGGGCGTCCGGGTAGGAGAACAGCCGTCCGACAAGCATCTTGTCGGGGCTCGGGCCGATGCCGGGCACGAGGTTGCTGGGTTCGAACGCGGCCTGCTCGATCTCGCAGTGGTAGTCGGTGGGGTTACGATCGAGAGTCATTCTGCCGACGGGGATGAGCGGATAGTCGCTGTGCGGCCACACCTTGGTGAGGTCGAACGGGTTGAACCGGTAGTCGTCGGCATCCTTGAACGGCATGATCTGCATGTTCAGGGTCCAGCTCGGGTACTCGCCGCCTTCGATGTGCTCCCACAGGTCACGGGTGTGGTAGTCGGTGTCCATGGCGGCCATCTGGTCACCCTCGTGCTGCGTGAAGAACTCGATGCCCTGGTCGGTCTTGAAGTGGTACTTCACCCAGAACTTGTCGCCCGCGGCGTTCACCCACATGTAGGTGTGGCTCGAGTACCCGTTCATGTGCCGCCACGTGCGCGGGATGCCACGGTCGCCCATGAGCCAGGTGACCTGGTGCGCCGATTCCGGGGACAGCGTCCAGAAATCCCACTGCATGTCGTGGTCACGAAGGTTGTTGTCGGCACGCCGCTTCTGCGAGCGGATGAAGTCCTGGAACTTCATGGGGTCGCGCATGAAGAAGACGGGGGTGTTGTTGCCGACCATGTCGTAGTTGCCCTGGTCGGTGTAGAACTTGATCGCGAATCCACGCGGGTCGCGCCACGTGTCCGGGCTGCCACGCTCGCCGGCGACCGACGAGAATCTGATCAGCAGATCGGTCTTCTTGCCGGGCTGAAAGAGGTCGGCTTTCGTGTAGGCGGAGACGTCCTCGGTAACTTCGAACCGTCCGAACGCCCCGCCGCCCTTCGCGTGCGGTTGGCGCTCCGCTACGCGTTCGCGGTTGAACTGGGCCATCTTCTCGATCAGGTAGTGGTCCTGCAGGAGTATGGGCCCGTCCGTCCCGATCGTGAGCGAATGTTCGTCACTCGTCACCGGGATGCCGGCGTCGTCGGTCGTGAAGTTCTGATCTGTCATCGCGATGCTCCTTCAGCAGACTGCTGGGGATTACCGCGTACCCTCGCGCTCGGATGGTGAAACAGATCCGAAAGCGGCCTTGGCACTGACCTTCCACAGGTAGACGGCCGCGGGAACCAGCGCGCCGAACAGGAGCAGCAGGGTCGATGCGGAGGCGAGCACGAGGACGTCGCCGCCGGGGCCGCCGACCATGCAGAGCAGGAAGCCGGCCCCCCACCCGGCGAGCGGCAGCACCCCCGCGCCGACCCGGCCCGTGGTCGACCGGGCAGCGATCACCAGCGCCAGGTTGACGATCGCGGCCGCGAGGATGCTGATCGGGAACGGGGTGGACCCGATGTAGGAGGGCAGGAAGAGCACCGACAGCACGGCGCACAGGAAGCCGTCGAACACCAGCAGCGCGAGGGTGATCCTCCCCAAAGCATCGAGGTGCCCGGGTTTCGCTGCGGTGCCGACGGTCATGTGTCAATAGTGGATCACGCGACGGGCGGGTAGCCCAGCAGGGTCAGCAAGTGGCTCTGCATGTCGGCGAATCCGTACAGCACGCTGTAATACAGGTCGTGCTGGGCCGGCCACGACGGCCGAAGTGAGTCGACGAACGCGACGATGGCGTTCTGAACATCCCAGTTGTACATCTAGCGCCTCTCCTGACGGGTGTCACACGGACTCTGCCGAGAACCGCTTCGTGACGTGCGCCACAGTGTAATACGTAACGCCCGTCACAGGTACCTGCGGTCAGTGACCGACGCCGGCGAAGAGGTCGTGCTCCCGGCCGTCCTGGCCCGTGTCGCCGAGTGCACCTCGCACCAGCACGAAGTGTTCCTCGGTCAGGATCGGCTGCGCGATGTCGTTGGAGAGCGCGTACTCGGTGCCACTCGGTGCCACCGTCACCTGCGTGGCGTGCGCCGCGAGCGCCGCCCGCTTGGCGTCGAACACGCCCCGCACGTCGATGACCGTCGTCACGTCGGAGTCCGGGACACTCGGCAGTTCGCCGGGCTCCGGCAGGCGCCAGCCGTCGGGCACGTCCCCGATCCGGCAGAGACCCGACTCGAGCGCGGTCGCCTCGGTCACCGTCCAGTACAGCTTCGCGACGTCCCACGGTTCACCGCGATCCGGGTAGCACGCCGAACCCGCGGCCTCGACGGCCGCGGTGGTGATCGTGTGCGCCTGGATGTGGTCGGGGTGCCCGTATCCGCCGTCGGTGTCGTAGGTGACCACGACGTGCGGTCGCAACTCCCGGATGAGAGCCACCATCGCCGCGATCACGGACTCGCGGTCGGCATTGACGAACGCGCGCGGGTTCGCCGCCGACGCGGTGCCTACCATCCCGGAATCGCGGAAGCGCCCCGCCCCCAGGAGAAACCGCGGCCGCCCCGCGCCCAGGCGCGAGAGGGCGGAGGTCAGCTCACCGATCCGGAACCCGCCGAGTTGATCGGCGGCGCCGGCCACCAGATGCGCCCACTCGTCGCCGATCACCTCGCCTTCCTCACCGAGCGTGCACGTGAGGACGTGAACCTCGGCGCCCTCTGCGACATAGCGCGCGATGGTGCCGCCGGTGGTGATGGTCTCGTCGTCGGGATGGGCGTGGACCAGCAGAAGTCGCCGCTCACTCATTCCTTGATCCTGCTCCAGTCTGCTGCGTCGCTGAATATTCCGACCGGCACGGCGCCCGACAGAGACACACCCTCGACGCCCGGTCCTGCCGCGACCAGCGTGCGATCCTGCATGATCGGCAGCACCGCAGCGAGATCCCAGAGCCTGCGATCGGCATCGGCGAGGGCCTGCGGCACGTCCCCCGTTCCCCGCAGCCCGGCGTCGATGGCCGGTTGCAGCGTGGGATCGCAGACGCCGGACAGGTTCGACGGAGCCTCGGCCTCCACCACCGAATCCCCTGCGGGGCCCGACGTCCCGGTGTTCGCCTGCGTCGTCGCGACCGCCACGGGCGGGCAGCTGTGCCGGGAGGCCAGTGCCGTCGCCGGATCGGATCCGGCGCGCGACCATCCGACGACCGCTCCGATGTCGCCCTTGCTCAGCGACTCTCCGTACAGCTCCTCGGCGGGAAGTGCCGTCACGGTGGCATCGACGCCGGCGCCGCGCAACTGGTCGGCTGCCGTGTTCGCGACTGCGCTCGCGGTGTCGTCCCCCTCGGGTGTCCCGATGACGAGAGTCAGCGGCACACCGTTGCGGACGAGCCGGGTCGCCGGCGCAGCACCCGCGGGAACGGCGGTCGCCGTGGGGGTTTCGGCCACATAGCCGTACTCGGCCAGTTGCGCCAGCACCTGCTCGCGGCTCGGCCGCGCGGGTGCGGTCGCGACGTAACCGGGGTCGGACGGGGCGTAGACCTGCGACCGCGCAGGAACAGCGGACGCCTCGCTGCCCGCGCCGACGACGGCGAGCAGGTCGGTGTCCAGGAGGTCCAGGAGACTCTTCCGCACCCGGACGTCGGCAAGTTCGGGCACCCGGCCGTTCAGCGTCAGGTCGAGTCCGCGGGGCTGATACGACGACCCGGTGCGCACCGTCGGGATCGCCGCGAGCTGCGCCGAAGTAGCCGTGCCCCCGTGTATCTGCACGACCTGGGTGTCGTTGTTGCGCATCGAGTCGGCGAGCTGCGACGGCGATCCGTCGCGGCGCATCAGGATCTGGTCGGGGGTCGCCGGCTTGTCCCAGAACCGGTCGTTGCGTTCGAGCAGGATCTCGTCGCGACCGCGATCGATGGACTTGATGTGGAAGTGCGCGCCCGACACCGGGATGTTCTCGGACAGCCCGGTCGCGAAACCGCCCGGGGAATCCTTGATGAGGTGTGACGGCAGCAGGTCGGTGAACAGTTCACGCCACGCGGGGTACGCGGCCTTCATCACGACGGTCACCGTCTTGCCGCCGCCGGACGACCTGACGTCCTCGATGAGCCGGTACCCGGCCGGGTCGACGACACCGGGCGCACTGATCATCTGCTGCCACAGGTACCGGAAGTCCTCGGCGGCGATGGGGGCGCCGTCGGACCACTGCGCCTCGTTCCGCAACTGGTACGTGACGGTGAACGGTTCCTGCGACGTGACGTCCGCGGCGATGACAAGCGACGAGTCGGGAATCCAGGTGCTGCCGCCTGGGTGTGCGGGATCGGGCACCGGCCGGAACGGGCTCGGCAGGACGAGCGCGCTGACCGCGGAGTTCGCCGGCGACTGGTCCGACAGCAGGTGCGGGTTGAATCCGCTGCCCACGTCGTCGATCGCGACGACGACGGGCTGCTTCTCGGTGGGCGACACCGTCGGCTTGGGGCTGTCGGTGCTTTCGACGGGCGGAGGCGGATCGGCGGTGCACGACGTGAGTACCGTCGTCGTCACGGCCAGCAGGAGCGCGGCCACTGCCGTCCCCCGCCGTCGTCCCCGCAGTCCTCGACCTCTCGCGAGTCGACCCCCAGCACCCACCGCGCCGCCTTTCCTCAGAGATACCGGAAGGCTCCGGAAACCCACGAGCGAATGTACCTTCGGTCGCCTATCGACCGAAGGTACATCCGCCCGGTTGTGTATGACGTGGTCGGACGTGCCGACTACAGGGCCGCCTTGTCACGGGCCTTGGAGCGCGAACGCTCACGGGCACGGTCGGTGGCCGACAGGTGCACCTTGCGCACGCGCACGACCTCCGGGGTGACCTCGACGCACTCGTCGCCGGCGCAGAACTCCATCGCGCCTTCGAGCTCGAGCTTGATGGGCTTGGCGAGGGTCTCCATCACGTCGGCGGAGGACTGACGCATGTTGGTCAGCTTCTTCTCGCGGGTGACGTTGATGTCGAGGTCCTCCTGGCGCGGGTTGATACCGACGACCATGCCCTCGTAGGTGTCGGCACCGGGCTCGACGAAGAAGGTTCCGCGATCGGCGAGCTGGATCATCGCGAACGGGGTGACCGAACCGGTGCGGTCAGAGACGAGCGAGCCGGTGTGGCGGGCGCGGATCTCGCCGGCCCACGGCGCGTAACCGTGGAAGACGGCGTTGGCGATGCCGGTGCCGCGGGTCTCGGTGAGGAAGTCGGTGCGGAAGCCGATCAGGCCGCGCGACGGGACGATGAACTCCATCCGGACCCAGCCCGCACCGTGGTTGGCCATCTGCACCATCTTGCCCTTGCGGTTGGCGAGGAGCTGGGTGATGGCGCCGAGATACTCCTCGGGGCTGTCGATGGTGAGTTCCTCGAAGGGCTCGTGCACCTTGCCGTCGACCTGACGGGTCACCACCTGCGGCTTGCCGACGGTCAGCTCGAAGCCCTCGCGGCGCATCTGCTCGACGAGGATGGCGAGCGCGAGCTCACCACGACCCTGGACCTCCCAGGCGTCGGGGCGGCCGATGTCGAGGACCTTGAGCGAGACGTTGCCGACCAGTTCCTGGTCGAGGCGGGACTTCACCATGCGGGCGGTCAGCTTGTGTCCGCTGACCCGGCCGACGAGCGGCGACGTGTTGGTGCCGATGGTCACCGAGATGGCGGGCTGGTCGACGGTGATCCGGGGCAGCGGGACCGGGTTCTCCAGGTCGGCGAGGGTGTCGCCGATCATGATGTCGGCGAACCCGGCGACGGCGACGATGTCACCGGCGACGGCCTTCTCGGCCGGCTGACGCTCGACGCCGACGGTGGCGAGCAGTTCGGTGATCTTGGCCTTGGTGACCACGGGCTCGCCGTCGATCTCGCGGCACCAGGAGACGGTCTGCCCCTTGGTCAGCTCGCCGTTGTGGATGCGGACCAGCGCGAGGCGGCCGAGGAACGCGGAGGCGTCGAGGTTGGTGACGTGAGCCTGCAGCGGCGCGTCGACGTTGCCCTTGGGGGCGGGCACGTAGTTCAGCAGCACGTCGAACAGGGCGTCGAGGTTCTCGGCGTCCGGTGCGTGACCGTTCTCGGGCTGAACCTTGGACGCCTTGCCCTCGCGGCCGGACGCGTAGAGGACGGGAAGGTCGAGTGCGAGCTCCGCCGCTTCCGCCGCCTCGTCGTCGAGGTCCGAAGCCAGGTCGAGCAGCAGG
It includes:
- a CDS encoding ABC transporter family substrate-binding protein, which codes for MGAGGRLARGRGLRGRRRGTAVAALLLAVTTTVLTSCTADPPPPVESTDSPKPTVSPTEKQPVVVAIDDVGSGFNPHLLSDQSPANSAVSALVLPSPFRPVPDPAHPGGSTWIPDSSLVIAADVTSQEPFTVTYQLRNEAQWSDGAPIAAEDFRYLWQQMISAPGVVDPAGYRLIEDVRSSGGGKTVTVVMKAAYPAWRELFTDLLPSHLIKDSPGGFATGLSENIPVSGAHFHIKSIDRGRDEILLERNDRFWDKPATPDQILMRRDGSPSQLADSMRNNDTQVVQIHGGTATSAQLAAIPTVRTGSSYQPRGLDLTLNGRVPELADVRVRKSLLDLLDTDLLAVVGAGSEASAVPARSQVYAPSDPGYVATAPARPSREQVLAQLAEYGYVAETPTATAVPAGAAPATRLVRNGVPLTLVIGTPEGDDTASAVANTAADQLRGAGVDATVTALPAEELYGESLSKGDIGAVVGWSRAGSDPATALASRHSCPPVAVATTQANTGTSGPAGDSVVEAEAPSNLSGVCDPTLQPAIDAGLRGTGDVPQALADADRRLWDLAAVLPIMQDRTLVAAGPGVEGVSLSGAVPVGIFSDAADWSRIKE
- a CDS encoding IS1634 family transposase, whose protein sequence is MAFIRKVRTKSGATAVQIARYANGRQEIVTHIGSAHTDLELGMLLERARAWLEPDQQALDLGVTPQIPVEKPLPTGQKTLLDPAEKPARIDAPGRTESTGSVLLRQVMTEVYEQLGFGIVDDEVFRDLVIARIVEPGSKLDAGRVLHDLGADPPSYATIKRHLKQVITGEYRDKIAEQCFAHAAETGGLSLLLYDVTTLYFEAEKEDDLRKVGYSKERRVDPQIVVGLLVDRTGFPLEIGCYEGNAAETHTIVPIVRQFQTRHDLEGVEMVVAADAGMLSAANLAALDRAGLKFIVGSRVTKAPGDLCSHFHWNGTVFKGGQIIDTITPRHGRSVVNNTRKRAEPVWNQAEHPNAWRAVWQYSRSRAARDEKTLNAQEARARAVVDGDTVPKSTRFVKATAKGRRLDTASLERARMLVGLKGYVTNLPVSVMDPGEVIGKYHELWHVEQSFRMSKTDLRARPIFHRTRDAIEAHLTVVFTALAVSRVVQERSGFAIGKVVKLLRPLRSATIAINGTRHTFPPDVEANTKALLDRIVEP
- a CDS encoding uroporphyrinogen-III synthase, translated to MSNDELSGLTIAVTAERRAAEFITLLERHGAEITHTPAIHVLPLADDSDLRSRTDEVIATPPDLLVVSTAVGFRGWLDAARAWGEEDALLGALQSARIITRGPKAKGAVRGAGLREEWSPETESSEEVHEHLVAEGVRGLRVAVQLHGTITEWEPMTDLSVSLAGAGAETTAVSVYRWIRPENQQPLQTLLDRIIHAEVDAVTFTSAPAVSSLLSTAKETDRVDALLDAFRGPVAPVCVGSVTASPLTALGVDTLQPARPRLGSMAKYIIEELPNRRHAG
- a CDS encoding catalase; the encoded protein is MTDQNFTTDDAGIPVTSDEHSLTIGTDGPILLQDHYLIEKMAQFNRERVAERQPHAKGGGAFGRFEVTEDVSAYTKADLFQPGKKTDLLIRFSSVAGERGSPDTWRDPRGFAIKFYTDQGNYDMVGNNTPVFFMRDPMKFQDFIRSQKRRADNNLRDHDMQWDFWTLSPESAHQVTWLMGDRGIPRTWRHMNGYSSHTYMWVNAAGDKFWVKYHFKTDQGIEFFTQHEGDQMAAMDTDYHTRDLWEHIEGGEYPSWTLNMQIMPFKDADDYRFNPFDLTKVWPHSDYPLIPVGRMTLDRNPTDYHCEIEQAAFEPSNLVPGIGPSPDKMLVGRLFSYPDAHRYRIGANYKELPVNRPHVPVRSYSKDGNMRHHNPGDPVYVPNSKGGPHADPSQVGKTATWYAAGDMVRSPYALHRDDDDWGQAGTMVREVLDDAARDRLVDNIVGHLLNGVSEPVLAKAFEYWRNVDKPLGDRIADGVSKKQSETDPKAGEQANAARSSAQAKA
- the mshB gene encoding N-acetyl-1-D-myo-inositol-2-amino-2-deoxy-alpha-D-glucopyranoside deacetylase, producing MSERRLLLVHAHPDDETITTGGTIARYVAEGAEVHVLTCTLGEEGEVIGDEWAHLVAGAADQLGGFRIGELTSALSRLGAGRPRFLLGAGRFRDSGMVGTASAANPRAFVNADRESVIAAMVALIRELRPHVVVTYDTDGGYGHPDHIQAHTITTAAVEAAGSACYPDRGEPWDVAKLYWTVTEATALESGLCRIGDVPDGWRLPEPGELPSVPDSDVTTVIDVRGVFDAKRAALAAHATQVTVAPSGTEYALSNDIAQPILTEEHFVLVRGALGDTGQDGREHDLFAGVGH
- a CDS encoding uracil-DNA glycosylase, translating into MGAALTDITGLDAQLIECRACPRLVEWREQVARDKRASFRDETYWGRPVPGFGPPDAPLLIVGLAPAAHGANRTGRMFTGDRSGDFLYAALHAVGLASKPTATHIGDGLELFGVRITAPVHCAPPANKPTPAERDHCRHWLDSELRILRPHLRSVIVLGGFGWQSLLPVLDDAGWAVPRPRPKFGHGAHVELPHTELPSTELSGTEQPLHLFGCYHVSQQNTFTGRLTPAMLESVLSDAARAAGLSE
- a CDS encoding PH domain-containing protein, which codes for MSAAPEPGIAPPIAQGEAAVAAEEEQPWLRLDRRMLLVHPVNEIVKLLPVLLISLVIGTQSGNHVWSLVAVVVFVVFGISRWFTTSYRIGPVHVQLRQGLFRKRLLSVPRNRIRSVDVEAGVLHRLLGLSIVRIGTGKQVGSKPDAAKFELNALSARLVPDLRAALLDRQAAAGAEHTAVAREPAVTEIGHWTPAWVRYAPFSVTGVVTIAAIVGLAFQYGIGAKIARSSTVAEGIESAERVGIVLAVVVGSIVLLIAASALACVRYLLTYGNMRLTDNGRTLHVSHGLLKTRQTTLDRARLRGTTLEEPLLLRLAGGARLDAVMTGVSAERRESSLLLPQGPRAEAERVMATVIGDHRQAAVALTAHGPVAARRRYTRALIPAEIALAVALMFLILDRPVFGAAWAGIGVLAVGGVALAWDRYRGLGHAVLPGWLITSSGSLDRARHSLEADGIIGWTVRQTFFQRRAGVATVVAATPAGTGKYLVIDLPADQAWSLVESVTPGGGDVWARH
- a CDS encoding PH domain-containing protein, which encodes MSVPTTVTMADPLWRPSPKARQLWAINAALLWFPVFVVQAVALVFHWWPMWVHVTALAITVVLAIVHVAVVPIWRYRVHRWEISDTAVYTRSGWFTQERRIAPISRIQTVDTERGPIDRMLGLATVTVTTASSAGAVKISALDQDTADRTVARLTEVAGTNAGDAT